In the genome of Segatella copri, one region contains:
- a CDS encoding DUF4253 domain-containing protein, producing the protein MQQTLFIVILAVVIVFALAYRWKKKAENKMGNDLNDLIDADDWRGVCRILSKQLIIWGVLLVLCIALLIARIMSGSQFYTPIIVCAFLAWRFFKLVHIYRISYQKMKTIEQENQEPQQMPIEELLYGCKITQIDNKLDKIKQLWLDAYERGKMNGFCPILLEIDDCFYDSLDEKSEWFDKAKFSVWKSSVLSSNPVDGQTFLCNRFEAVKEDWNDEEDWNVKVVGNDENLPPIDDFGISDESHVYLVEVPVKEPWKVFAYIPMGEWNECPTAEEHMAVAKYWYEKYGAVVAHISNDMIQYYLPKPVTGDTMPLAEEHMGYCDDTIFQGENLTSLAAELKKSTVWCFWWD; encoded by the coding sequence ATGCAACAGACATTATTTATCGTAATACTTGCCGTTGTTATTGTTTTCGCTTTGGCGTACAGATGGAAGAAAAAGGCTGAGAACAAAATGGGCAATGATTTGAACGATCTCATAGATGCTGATGATTGGCGTGGTGTGTGCCGTATTCTAAGCAAGCAACTGATTATATGGGGAGTCTTGCTTGTGCTGTGTATAGCGTTGTTGATTGCTCGAATAATGAGCGGCAGCCAATTCTACACTCCCATAATTGTTTGCGCTTTCTTGGCATGGAGATTCTTTAAGTTGGTTCATATCTATCGAATTTCATATCAAAAAATGAAAACGATAGAACAAGAAAACCAAGAGCCACAGCAAATGCCTATTGAAGAGTTGCTTTATGGTTGCAAAATTACCCAAATAGACAATAAACTTGATAAGATAAAACAGTTGTGGTTGGATGCTTACGAGCGGGGAAAGATGAATGGCTTTTGCCCTATATTATTGGAAATAGATGATTGCTTTTATGACAGTCTTGACGAAAAGTCTGAGTGGTTCGATAAGGCAAAGTTTAGTGTATGGAAATCAAGCGTATTAAGCTCTAATCCTGTTGATGGCCAAACATTCCTTTGCAACCGCTTTGAAGCGGTAAAAGAAGATTGGAATGATGAAGAAGATTGGAATGTTAAAGTAGTCGGAAATGATGAAAACCTCCCACCTATAGATGATTTCGGTATTAGTGATGAAAGCCATGTTTATCTTGTGGAAGTTCCCGTAAAAGAACCTTGGAAAGTTTTCGCTTATATTCCAATGGGTGAATGGAATGAGTGTCCTACTGCAGAGGAGCACATGGCTGTAGCAAAATACTGGTACGAGAAATATGGAGCGGTAGTAGCCCATATCTCAAATGATATGATACAATATTATTTGCCAAAGCCTGTGACAGGTGACACGATGCCTCTTGCAGAGGAGCACATGGGGTATTGTGACGATACCATTTTCCAAGGAGAAAATCTTACATCGCTTGCAGCTGAACTAAAAAAATCGACAGTATGGTGTTTTTGGTGGGATTAG
- a CDS encoding helix-turn-helix domain-containing protein: protein MTASKERILKICEYCGKSFYASKSTTRYCSKQCNSYAYKAARREEKVKMAETMSHRKASEKSMSEILVKEYLTIQEVAILLGLSRQTIYNMVYSGKLRASKITSRLSLIRKRDIDYLVDSLPYTTRKSASKEAVHANRELPVPEYYSAKEIAEVHNTYETAIYEIVKKVKISRISIQGRVYWNKKEVDDYFAHLSPDPTISEWMTVMDIQQKYCMTKTAVYSFVSHNAIPRKMEGNNVLYSKRHVQLAKGESVEDQLYYTIPEAMKLYGLSQDQIYKRIKKYAIEKVKIGKYIKISNRDLEKAIGKPKVI from the coding sequence ATGACAGCAAGCAAAGAAAGAATTCTAAAAATTTGCGAGTATTGTGGGAAGAGCTTCTATGCATCAAAATCCACAACTCGTTATTGCTCCAAGCAATGCAACAGTTATGCCTATAAGGCAGCAAGACGTGAGGAGAAAGTAAAGATGGCTGAGACAATGAGCCACCGAAAAGCTTCCGAGAAATCCATGTCTGAAATCCTCGTGAAAGAATACCTCACTATTCAAGAGGTCGCTATACTTTTGGGGCTAAGCAGACAGACCATATATAATATGGTGTATAGTGGTAAGTTGCGAGCATCCAAGATTACTTCTCGTTTATCTTTAATCAGAAAGCGAGATATAGATTATCTTGTTGATAGTTTGCCATACACCACAAGAAAAAGTGCTTCAAAAGAAGCAGTTCATGCAAACCGAGAGCTACCTGTTCCAGAATATTACTCTGCTAAGGAAATTGCAGAAGTCCACAACACTTATGAGACCGCCATCTATGAGATAGTCAAGAAAGTCAAGATTTCAAGAATATCCATACAAGGAAGAGTATATTGGAACAAGAAAGAGGTGGATGATTATTTTGCACACCTGTCTCCAGATCCAACCATCAGTGAATGGATGACTGTTATGGACATTCAACAGAAATATTGTATGACGAAAACAGCCGTATATAGTTTCGTTAGTCACAATGCTATTCCAAGAAAAATGGAAGGTAACAATGTTCTGTATTCCAAGCGTCATGTACAATTGGCAAAAGGTGAATCCGTAGAAGACCAACTTTATTATACAATACCGGAGGCCATGAAGTTGTATGGTTTAAGCCAGGACCAGATTTATAAGCGTATCAAGAAATACGCTATTGAAAAGGTGAAGATTGGCAAGTATATCAAGATTTCCAACCGAGATTTAGAGAAAGCTATCGGCAAGCCTAAGGTTATTTAG
- a CDS encoding immunoglobulin-like domain-containing protein yields the protein MGSNSIDVALRWNTKEKQLEFRRQIYNSPAIRFEGKLDPIIDNREGVSTYQGISLKAEKPSYPLGTTEIRFTITNHSGEEFVYGEAYSITAQGADGNWFVVPTDCSFTAIGHVLSDGQSGTITAHLFPDILPNKPGVYRFFYEDNIDGNKVLLMATFELK from the coding sequence ATGGGATCCAACTCAATTGATGTTGCGCTCCGTTGGAACACGAAGGAGAAGCAGCTGGAGTTTCGTAGGCAGATTTACAACTCGCCCGCCATCAGGTTTGAGGGCAAGTTGGACCCTATCATCGACAACAGGGAAGGCGTGAGCACCTACCAAGGCATCTCCCTCAAGGCGGAGAAGCCTTCCTATCCATTGGGCACCACGGAAATCAGATTCACGATTACCAACCATAGTGGCGAGGAATTTGTGTATGGCGAAGCATATAGCATCACAGCCCAAGGAGCGGATGGCAATTGGTTTGTTGTGCCCACCGATTGCTCGTTCACGGCCATCGGTCATGTTTTAAGCGATGGTCAAAGCGGCACCATCACGGCCCATCTTTTTCCCGATATTCTGCCAAACAAGCCAGGCGTCTATCGCTTCTTCTACGAAGATAACATAGATGGCAATAAGGTGCTGCTTATGGCAACCTTTGAGTTGAAGTAA
- a CDS encoding helix-turn-helix domain-containing protein encodes MKLNRIRAVLEDKGISQTWLAKKLGRSFSTVNAYVCNRSQPNLTTLLEIAQFLSVDMKELITDKKERND; translated from the coding sequence ATGAAGTTAAATCGCATAAGAGCAGTCTTAGAGGACAAAGGGATAAGCCAAACATGGCTTGCAAAGAAGTTAGGAAGGAGTTTCAGTACGGTCAATGCTTACGTATGCAACCGTTCTCAACCCAACCTTACCACACTTCTTGAAATTGCACAGTTCTTGTCTGTAGATATGAAAGAACTTATCACGGACAAAAAGGAACGCAATGATTGA
- a CDS encoding RloB family protein encodes MRQRKDFQRIEGVKSSRLIVIAAEGRATENIYFEAMRQELCATNVQLVVLNREDDNSNPANVHRQIKDFMDEYNILDDDQLWIVIDRDDWKEKMLADIAQLCQQNSNLRFCMSNPCFELWLILHIEDIEDYSEEDKKNLFENPRLSTHGTWTKYHLRKLMGHYQESDYDPSILLPHVEEAICRAEKLDINPKDRWPQTTGTRVYLLAKSIMDR; translated from the coding sequence ATGAGACAAAGAAAAGACTTTCAACGAATAGAAGGAGTTAAATCTTCTCGACTCATCGTCATAGCTGCCGAAGGAAGAGCAACCGAAAACATTTACTTCGAGGCTATGCGCCAGGAACTATGTGCAACTAATGTACAGCTGGTTGTTCTAAACCGAGAAGATGACAATTCTAATCCTGCCAATGTCCATCGCCAGATTAAGGATTTCATGGATGAATACAACATTTTGGACGATGACCAACTGTGGATTGTTATCGATCGTGACGACTGGAAGGAAAAGATGCTTGCCGACATTGCACAGCTATGTCAGCAAAACAGCAATCTCAGATTTTGCATGAGCAATCCATGTTTCGAACTTTGGTTGATATTGCACATTGAAGACATCGAAGATTATTCGGAAGAGGACAAGAAAAACCTCTTTGAAAATCCTCGCTTGTCAACTCATGGTACATGGACGAAATATCATCTTCGAAAACTGATGGGACATTATCAGGAATCAGACTATGATCCATCCATCTTACTTCCACATGTCGAAGAGGCTATATGTAGAGCAGAAAAGCTGGATATAAACCCAAAAGACAGATGGCCACAGACTACTGGAACCAGAGTATATTTACTCGCAAAAAGCATCATGGACAGATAA
- a CDS encoding IS1380-like element IS942 family transposase produces the protein MAKIQIKSEKLTPFGGIFSIMEQFDALLAQTIDSTLGLRCTMFGYQYSEILRSLMCVYLCGGSCIEDVTTHLMKHLSLHPTLRTCSADTILRAIEELTCKNITYKSASGNSYDFNTADKMNCLLIKALLATGQLKSGQEYDFDFDHQFIETEKHDAKPTYKKFLGYSPGVAVINDMIVGIENRDGNTNVRFNQRETLERIFKRLEASEVYISRARMDCGSCSEEIVDMVEAHCRHFYIRANRCSSFYDSMFALTGWKTVEINGIEFELNSILVEKWKGKPYRLVIQRQRRIDGDLDIWEGEYTYRCILTNDYKSSARDIVEFYNLRGGKERIFDDMNNGFGWNRLPKSFMAQNTVFLLMTALIRNFYKAIMQRLKTHEFGLRATSRIKTFVFKFISVPAKWIKTSRRHVLNIYSDNNAYANLFKTDFG, from the coding sequence ATGGCAAAGATACAAATAAAATCTGAGAAACTCACTCCTTTTGGAGGAATTTTTTCTATTATGGAGCAATTTGATGCTCTTTTAGCTCAAACCATAGATTCCACCTTGGGATTGAGATGCACTATGTTTGGTTATCAATATAGCGAAATTCTACGCTCTCTGATGTGCGTATATCTTTGTGGCGGCTCATGTATTGAGGATGTTACAACTCACTTGATGAAACATTTGTCTCTTCATCCAACTCTTCGCACTTGCAGCGCAGACACCATATTGCGTGCTATCGAAGAACTGACTTGTAAGAACATCACCTATAAATCTGCTTCTGGCAACTCCTATGATTTCAATACTGCAGACAAGATGAACTGCTTATTGATCAAAGCCCTGCTTGCTACTGGTCAATTGAAATCCGGTCAAGAGTATGATTTTGACTTTGACCATCAGTTCATTGAAACAGAGAAGCATGATGCAAAACCAACCTACAAGAAGTTCCTGGGCTATAGTCCAGGTGTGGCAGTCATTAACGACATGATTGTCGGTATTGAAAATAGAGACGGCAACACAAACGTGCGCTTCAACCAAAGAGAGACTTTGGAAAGAATCTTCAAGCGACTGGAGGCATCAGAAGTATATATATCCCGTGCCCGCATGGATTGCGGCTCATGCTCGGAGGAAATCGTAGATATGGTAGAGGCTCATTGCAGGCATTTTTATATTCGTGCCAACAGATGCTCTTCCTTCTACGATTCCATGTTTGCCTTGACTGGATGGAAAACTGTTGAAATCAACGGTATTGAATTTGAGCTGAATTCCATCCTTGTTGAGAAATGGAAAGGAAAACCGTATCGTCTTGTCATACAGAGACAAAGGCGAATAGATGGAGACCTTGACATTTGGGAAGGCGAATATACCTACAGATGTATACTGACTAACGATTACAAGTCGAGTGCAAGAGACATCGTGGAATTCTACAATCTTCGTGGTGGCAAGGAACGCATCTTCGATGACATGAACAATGGCTTTGGCTGGAATCGATTGCCAAAATCGTTCATGGCACAGAATACTGTATTCCTGCTTATGACAGCTCTCATCAGAAACTTCTACAAAGCTATTATGCAGAGATTGAAAACCCATGAATTTGGATTGCGTGCCACCAGCAGAATCAAGACCTTTGTTTTCAAGTTCATCTCTGTTCCTGCGAAATGGATTAAGACATCACGTAGGCATGTATTGAATATTTACTCAGACAACAATGCTTATGCCAACCTGTTCAAGACAGACTTTGGTTAA
- a CDS encoding phage integrase SAM-like domain-containing protein produces the protein MVNTCTRVSLRQRAIKNDRISLYLDFYPPVRNPETMQMSRREYLGIYIYAHPKNEMEREFNTDMLNKAEAIRCIRTQSLINEEFGFLDKTRQKADFLAYFEKMTHKKDDKWTCVYKHFFKFVQGHCTFGDVTVELCKKFREYLLNANQLNRTKQKVSLNSAAGYYSTFRGLLKIAYRDKWLRENINDYLDKIEPQDVKKEFLTLDEVKQLAATPCDIPVLKSASLFACLTGLRISDILKLRWEDFEIAPDQGYCLRIRTQKTQTEATLPISNEAYELCGEPSTGIVFKGLKRSMINHPLKAWLKKAGITKPFSFHCLSHSKIFY, from the coding sequence ATGGTAAATACATGTACAAGAGTTTCTCTTCGCCAAAGAGCGATTAAAAACGACCGTATTTCTCTTTATTTGGATTTCTATCCACCAGTACGCAACCCTGAGACTATGCAAATGAGTCGCAGGGAATATTTAGGTATCTATATCTATGCTCATCCAAAGAATGAGATGGAACGTGAGTTTAATACAGATATGCTCAACAAAGCAGAGGCCATCCGTTGTATCAGAACCCAATCACTCATCAATGAAGAATTTGGTTTTTTGGACAAAACACGACAGAAAGCTGATTTTTTAGCATACTTTGAGAAGATGACACATAAGAAAGATGACAAGTGGACATGTGTCTACAAGCATTTCTTCAAATTTGTTCAAGGTCATTGTACATTTGGGGATGTGACAGTGGAACTTTGCAAAAAGTTCAGAGAGTATCTTCTGAATGCAAATCAGTTGAATCGAACAAAACAAAAGGTATCTCTCAACTCTGCAGCAGGTTACTACTCTACTTTCCGTGGTCTCTTAAAAATCGCCTATCGTGACAAGTGGCTGCGTGAGAACATCAATGACTATCTGGACAAGATTGAGCCACAAGATGTAAAGAAGGAGTTTCTTACCCTCGATGAAGTAAAGCAGTTGGCAGCTACTCCTTGCGATATACCTGTACTGAAGTCAGCCTCCCTCTTTGCTTGCCTCACAGGATTGCGAATCAGCGACATCTTAAAATTGCGTTGGGAAGACTTCGAGATAGCTCCCGACCAAGGATATTGCTTGCGTATTCGTACCCAGAAGACTCAGACCGAGGCAACCTTGCCTATCAGCAACGAGGCATACGAACTATGTGGTGAACCAAGCACGGGTATCGTGTTCAAGGGATTGAAGCGCAGCATGATTAACCATCCCCTTAAAGCATGGTTGAAGAAGGCAGGAATCACCAAGCCATTTTCATTCCATTGCTTGAGTCACAGCAAAATCTTTTATTAA